GTCTTGTTGTAGACGTCGAAGGCGACGGCGATCAGGAGCACGAGGCCCTTGATGATCTGGGTGAGGTCCGCGCCGACACCGAGCAGCTGCAGGCCGTTGTTCAGCACCGCCATCACCAGGCCGCCGACGATCGAGCCGATCACGGTGCCGACGCCGCCGGTGACGGCCGCGCCGCCGATGAAGACGGCCGCGATGGCGTCAAGTTCCCAGCCGACGCCGTCGAACGGGCCGGAGGCGGTGGAGCGGCCAACGAAGATCATGCCGGCGAGTCCGGCCAGGACGGACATGTTCATCATCACCAGGAAGTTGACCTTCTTGGACTGCACCCCGGAGAGCTCGGCCGCATGGCGGTTGCCGCCCACGGCGTAGACGTGGCGGCCGATGATGGTCTTGGCGGAGATGAATCCGTAGATCAGGACCAGGACGGCCAGGATCAGCCCCGGGATCGGGAACGAGGTGCCGGGCCGGCCGGTCGCGAAGAGGTACGTGGCGTACAGGATGGCGCCGCAGATCAGGACCAGTTTGGTGACGGTCACCCAGGATTCGGGCACCTCGGCGCCCAGGGCCTTGGCCTTGCGGCGGGAGCGGATCTCGCTGATGATCACGAAGGCCACACCGGCAAGTCCCAGCAGCAGGGTCAGGTTGTTGTAGCCGGTGTTGGGCCCGAACTCGGGCAGGTAACCGGAACCGATGTACTGGAAATCGGCGGGGACCGGGATGGTGTTGGACTTGCCGACGAACTGGTTGAAGCCGCGGAACAGCAGCATACCGGCCAGCGTGACGATGAAGGCCGGGATCCCGACGTAGGCCGTCCAGAAGCCCTGCCAGGCCCCGATCAGGGCACCGAGCAGCAGTCCGAAGAGGACGCCGAGGTACCAGGGGATGCCCCAGTCACGGATCATGAGGGCCACGCTGACGCCCACGAATGCCGCGACCGAGCCCACCGAGAGGTCGATGTGGCCGGCGATAATCACCAGCACCATCCCGATGGCGAGGATCAGGATGTAGGAGTTGCCGTTGAAGAGGTTGATGACGTTGCCCGGGGTGAGCGTGCGTCCCTCGGTGAAAATTTGGAAGAAGACGATCAGTGCAACCAGGGCGAAGATCATGCCGAATTGGCGGGTATTGCCGCCAAAGAGCTTCTTGAGCGCGTTCATTGTGTCAGTCCTTGTGGTCCGGAATGTTCTGGATGGTCCAGAGTGTCAGGCGGTCTTGCGGGCGGAAGTCATGAGTTTCATGAGGCTTTCCTGGCTGGCTTCGTCCTTGTCGAGCACACCGGTGATGGCGCCCTCAAAGATCGTGTAGATGCGGTCGGAGAGTCCCAGGAGTTCGGGAAGTTCCGAGGAGATGACGATGACGCCCTTCCCCTGGTTGGCCAGCTGCTGAATGATGCCGTAGATCTCGTACTTGGCACCGACGTCGATCCCGCGGGTGGGCTCGTCCAGGATCAGCAGGTCCGGGTCGGTAAACATCCACTTCGCCAGGACAACCTTTTGCTGGTTGCCGCCGGAAAGCTTGGCGACGCCTTCTTCCACGGAGGGCGCCTTGGTGCGCAGCGACTTGCGGTACTGCTCGGCGACGCTGAATTCCCGGTCGGCATCGACGATGTTGTGCTTGCTGACCTTCTTAAGTGCGGCGGAGACCGTGGTGGCCTTGATGTCATCGAGCAAGTTCAGGCCCAGGGACTTGCGGTCCTCGGTGACGTAGCCAAGACCGGCGTCGATGGCCTGCTTGACGTTCTTGAGGTGCAGTTCCTTGCCGTCCTTGTACACCTGGCCGGAGATAAAACGACCGTAGGAGCGGCCGAAGAGGGACCGTGCCAGTTCGGTGCGGCCGGCACCCATCAAACCGGCGAAGCCAACGATTTCACCGCGGCGGACAAAAAAGTTGGAGTTCTTGCAGACGAGTCGGTCCTGGATCTGCGGGTGCCCCACATTCCAGTTCTTCACCTCGAAGAAGGTCTGGCCGATCTTGGGCTCGTGGTCCGGGAACCTGGATTCCAGGGTCCGGCCCACCATGCCCTTGATGATGCGGTCTTCATCGACGCCGTCGGCCTTGACGTCCAGCGTTTCGATCGACTTGCCGTCGCGGATGATCGTAATGGAATCCGCGATCTGCTCGATCTCGTTGAGCTTGTGCGAAATGATGATCGAGGTAATGCCGCGGCCCTTGAGGCCGAGGATCAGGTCCAGCAGGTGCTGGGAGTCGGATTCGTTCAGCGCCGCGGTGGGCTCGTCCAGGATGAGGAGCTTGACTTTTTTGTTGAGCGCCTTCGCGATTTCCACGAGCTGCTGCTTGCCGACGCCGATTTCCTTGACCGGTGTGTCCGGATCCTCGCGCAGGCCGACCCGGGCCAGGAGTTCGATGGAGCGGCTGCGGGCCTCATCCCAGTTGATGACCCCGCGCCTGGTGGGTTCGTTGCCCAGGAAGATGTTTTCCATGATGGAAAGCTCCGGGATCAGCGCGAGTTCCTGGTGGATGATCACAATGCCGGCCTGCTCGCTGGCCCGGATGTCCTTGAATTCCTGGACTTCGCTCTGGTAGACGATGTCCCCGGTGTACGTGCCGTGCGGATAGACGCCGGAGAGTACTTTCATCAGGGTGGACTTGCCGGCGCCGTTTTCACCGCAGATCGCGTGGATTTCTCCCGCCTTCACCAGCAGGGTCACCTCGGCCAATGCTTTAACGCCGGGGAACTCTTTGGTGATGGAGCGCAT
This genomic window from Arthrobacter sp. EM1 contains:
- the mmsB gene encoding multiple monosaccharide ABC transporter permease, whose protein sequence is MNALKKLFGGNTRQFGMIFALVALIVFFQIFTEGRTLTPGNVINLFNGNSYILILAIGMVLVIIAGHIDLSVGSVAAFVGVSVALMIRDWGIPWYLGVLFGLLLGALIGAWQGFWTAYVGIPAFIVTLAGMLLFRGFNQFVGKSNTIPVPADFQYIGSGYLPEFGPNTGYNNLTLLLGLAGVAFVIISEIRSRRKAKALGAEVPESWVTVTKLVLICGAILYATYLFATGRPGTSFPIPGLILAVLVLIYGFISAKTIIGRHVYAVGGNRHAAELSGVQSKKVNFLVMMNMSVLAGLAGMIFVGRSTASGPFDGVGWELDAIAAVFIGGAAVTGGVGTVIGSIVGGLVMAVLNNGLQLLGVGADLTQIIKGLVLLIAVAFDVYNKTQGKKSLIGMMMKNFGRNNEIKPDETTSTKEVIAKGA
- the mmsA gene encoding multiple monosaccharide ABC transporter ATP-binding protein → MTSLNTHSDPIILEMRSITKEFPGVKALAEVTLLVKAGEIHAICGENGAGKSTLMKVLSGVYPHGTYTGDIVYQSEVQEFKDIRASEQAGIVIIHQELALIPELSIMENIFLGNEPTRRGVINWDEARSRSIELLARVGLREDPDTPVKEIGVGKQQLVEIAKALNKKVKLLILDEPTAALNESDSQHLLDLILGLKGRGITSIIISHKLNEIEQIADSITIIRDGKSIETLDVKADGVDEDRIIKGMVGRTLESRFPDHEPKIGQTFFEVKNWNVGHPQIQDRLVCKNSNFFVRRGEIVGFAGLMGAGRTELARSLFGRSYGRFISGQVYKDGKELHLKNVKQAIDAGLGYVTEDRKSLGLNLLDDIKATTVSAALKKVSKHNIVDADREFSVAEQYRKSLRTKAPSVEEGVAKLSGGNQQKVVLAKWMFTDPDLLILDEPTRGIDVGAKYEIYGIIQQLANQGKGVIVISSELPELLGLSDRIYTIFEGAITGVLDKDEASQESLMKLMTSARKTA